Genomic window (Helianthus annuus cultivar XRQ/B chromosome 3, HanXRQr2.0-SUNRISE, whole genome shotgun sequence):
accaaccacccaagaatggaatcgtcgagcgaaaacacttgacaacctcctagaagcagcttttcttgccaccagacctttctccatcaattaggaatctgatgccgtcactaaacacattccttaaattgtagccatttgttgagtgttttttttgtgtctaatccgcatatatatcaccattgcccttgattttcttgactgtatatctcttaaatgtcaacatatacacgtgtgatttagtttacgaagatttttcaatgccgagaacctcgatcagagagtaaaaaaggcgtaaggttcacaatggtgtaaaattaaaatgggatataccgggctaggattcgagttacaggaacaagggccaaaccaaccacccaagaatggaatcgtcgagcgaaaacacttgacaacctcctagaagcagcttttcttgccaccagacctttctccatcaattaggaatctgatgccgtcactaaacacattccttaaattgtagccatttgttgagtgtttttttttggtgtctaatccgcatatatatcaccattgcccttgattttcttgactgtatatctcttaaatgtcaacatatacacgtgtgatttagtttacgaagatttttcaatgccgagaacctcgatcagagagtaaaaaaggcgtaaggttcacaatggtgtaaaattaaaatgggatataccgggctaggattcgagttacaggaacaagggccaaaccaaccacccaagaatggaatcgtcgagcgaaaacacttgacaacctcctagaagcagcttttcttgccaccagacctttctccatcattaggaatctgatgccgtcactaaacacattccttaaattgtagccatttgttgagtgttttttttggtgtctaatccgcatatatatcaccattgcccttgattttcttgactgtatatctcttaaatgtcaacatatacacgtgtgatttagtttacgaagatttttcaatgccgagaacctcgatcagagagtaaaaaaggcgtaaggttcacaatggtgtaaaattaaaatgggatataccgggctaggattcgagttacaggaacaagggccaaaccaaccacccaagaatggaatcgtcgagcgaaaacacttgacaacctcctagaagcagcttttcttgccaccagacctttctccatcaattaggaatctgatgccgtcactaaacacattccttaaattgtagccatttgttgagtgttttttttggtgtctaatccgcatatatatcaccattgcccttgattttcttgactgtatatctcttaaatgtcaacatatacacgtgtgatttagtttacgaagatttttcaatgccgagaacctcgatcagagagtaaaaaaggcgtaaggttcacaatggtgtaaaattaaaatgggatataccgggctaggattcgagttacaggaacaagggccaaaccaaccacccaagaatggaatcgtcgagcgaaaacacttgacaacctcctagaagcagcttttcttgccaccagacctttctccatcaattaggaatctgatgccgtcactaaacacattccttaaattgtagccatttgttgagtgttttttttggtgtctaatccgcatatatatcaccattgcccttgattttcttgactgtatatctcttaaatgtcaacatatacacgtgtgatttagtttacgaagatttttcaatgccgagaacctcgatcagagagtaaaaaaggcgtaaggttcacaatggtgtaaaattaaaatgggatataccgggctaggattcgagttacaggaacaagggccaaaccaaccacccaagaatggaatcgtcgagcgaaaacacttgacaacctcctagaagcagcttttcttgccaccagacctttctccatcaattaggaatctgatgccgtcactaaacacattccttaaattgtagccatttgttgagtgttttttttgtgtctaatccgcatatatatcaccattgcccttgattttcttgactgtatatctcttaaatgtcaacatatacacgtgtgatttagtttacgaagatttttcaatgccgagaacctcgatcagagagtaaaaaaggcgtaaggttcacaatggtgtaaaattaaaatgggatataccgggctaggattcgagttacaggaacaagggccaaaccaaccacccaagaatggaatcgtcgagcgaaaacacttgacaacctcctagaagcagcttttcttgccaccagacctttctccatcaattaggaatctgatgccgtcactaaacacattccttaaattgtagccatttgttgagtgtttttttttgtgtctaatccgcatatatatcaccattgcccttgattttcttgactgtatatctcttaaatgtcaacatatacacgtgtgatttagtttacgaagatttttcaatgccgagaacctcgatcagagagtaaaaaaggcgtaaggttcacaatggtgtaaaattaaaatgggatataccgggctaggattcgagttacaggaacaagggccaaaccaaccacccaagaatggaatcgtcgagcgaaaacacttgacaacctcctagaagcagcttttcttgccaccagacctttctccatcaattaggaatctgatgccgtcactaaacacattccttaaattgtagccatttgttgagtgttttttttgtgtctaatccgcatatatatcaccattgcccttgattttcttgactgtatatctcttaaatgtcaacatatacacgtgtgatttagtttacgaagatttttcaatgccgagaacctcgatcagagagtaaaaaaggcgtaaggttcacaatggtgtaaaattaaaatgggatataccgggctaggattcgagttacaggaacaagggccaaaccaaccaccaagaatggaatcgtcgagcgaaaacacttgacaacctcctagaagcagcttttcttgccaccagacctttctccatcaattaggaatctgatgccgtcactaaacacattccttaaattgtagccatttgttgagtgttttttttggtgtctaatccgcatatatatcaccattgcccttgattttcttgactgtatatctcttaaatgtcaacatatacacgtgtgatttagtttacgaagatttttcaatgccgagaacctcgatcagagagtaaaaaaggcgtaaggttcacaatggtgtaaaattaaaatgggatataccgggctaggattcgagttacaggaacaagggccaaaccaaccacccaagaatggaatcgtcgagcgaaaacacttgacaacctcctagaagcagcttttcttgccaccagacctttctccatcaattaggaatctgatgccgtcactaaacacattccttaaattgtagccatttgttgagtgttttttttgtgtctaatccgcatatatatcaccattgcccttgattttcttgactgtatatctcttaaatgtcaacatatacacgtgtgatttagtttacgaagatttttcaatgccgagaacctcgatcagagagtaaaaaaggcgtaaggttcacaatggtgtaaaattaaaatgggatataccgggctaggattcgagttacaggaacaagggccaaaccaaccacccaagaatggaatcgtcgagcgaaaacacttgacaacctcctagaagtaGGTTTTCTTGCTatcagacctttctccatcaattaggaatctgatgccgttactaaacacattccttaaattgtagccatttgttaagtgttttttttggtatctaatccgcatatatatcaccattgaccttgattttcttgactgtatatctcttaaatgtcaacatatacacgtgtgatttagtttacgaagatttttcaatgccgagaacctcgatcagagagtaaaaaaggcgtaaggttcacaatggtgtaaaattaaaatgggatataccggggctaggattcgagttacaggaacaagggccaaaccaaccacccaagaatggaatcgtcgagcgaaaacacttgacaacctcctagaagcagattttcttgccaccagacctttctccatcaattaggaatctgatgccgtccctaaacacattccttaaattgtagccatttgctgagtgttttttttggtgtctaatccgcatatatatcaccattgccgttgattttcttgactatatatctcttaaatgtcaacatattcacgtgtgatttagtttacgaagatttttcaatgccgagaacctcgatcagagagtaaaaaaggcgtaaggttcacaatggtgtaaaattaaaatgggatataccgggctaggattcgagttacaggaacaagggccaaaccaacaacccaagaatggaatcgtcgagcgaaaacacttgataacctcctagaagcaccttttcttgccaccggacctttctccatcaattaggaatatgatgccgtcactaaacacattccttaaattgtagccatttgttgagtgttttttttggtgtctaatccgcatatatatcaccattgcccttgagtttcttgactatatatctcttaaatgtcaacatatacacgtgtgatttagtttacgaagatttttcaatgccaagaacctcgattagagagtaaaaaaggcgtaatgttcacaatggtgtaaaattaaaatgggataaaccgggctaggattcgagttacaggaataagggccaaaccaaccacccaagaatggaatcgtcgagcgaaaacacatgacaacctcctagaagtagcttttcttgctaccagacctttctccatcaattaggaatctgatgccgtcactaaacacattccttaaattgtagccatttgttaagtgttttttttgtgtctaatccgcatatatatcaccatttaccttgattttcttgactgtatatctcttaaatgtcaacatatacacgtgtgatttagtttacgaagatttttcaatgccgagaacctcgatcagagagtaaaaaaggcgtaaggttcacaatggtgtaaaattaaaatgggatataccgggctaggattcgagttacaggaacaggggccaaaccaaccaccgaAGAATGGAACCGTCGAGCGAAAATACTTGACAACCTTCTAGAAGCAgattttcttgccaccagacctttctccataaattaggaatctgatgccgtcactaaacacattccttaaattgtagccatttgttttgtgttttttttggtgtctaatctgcatatatatcacgatttcccttgattttcttgactgtatatctcttaaatgtcaacatatacacgtgtgatttagtttacgaagatttttcaatgccaagaacctcgatcagagagtaaaaaaggcgtaaggttcgcaacggtgtaaaattaaaatgggatttaccgggctaggattcgagttacaggaacaagggccaaaccaaccacccaagaatggaatcgtcgggcgaaaacacttgacaacctcctagaaacagcttttcttgccaccagacctttctccatcaattagggatctgatgtcgtcactaaacacattccttaaattgtagccatttgtagagtgtttttttggtgtctaatcagcatatatatcaccattgcccttgattttcttgactatatATATCTTAACTGTCAACATATAGTAAGACCCTAGTtcgtatttgacaaaaagtcgcagcggaagttcatgccatgaaagtcgcagcggaagttcgtatttgacaaaaagtcgcagcggaagttcatgcCATATATATCACCactgcccttgattttcttgactatatatctcttaaaAACATAACATGGGTTTTCTATATTACATACACcaacattcccgtacaatctgtcTTGTGACTCGGTCCTCGATCTCTATTCCATGATGATCCTCGTGACTCATActacctgcactcaccacataaaattcataacattagtacgcattataaacatacaagatttattcacgttaactttttgttccgttaactctttacatcctAGCTTTCCACCTGATCATACAATCTGTGGTGAGACTTCTTTGCTATTCCTGTGTTACACTTCATTCACCAGGCACGCTAAAATTATCGTTAGTACTCAATTTCATTGGATACATGCGTACCTACTTTAATACGTACTTATGTATATTCATACGTTCACACATAACCAATTACATACATATGTACATACGCACATATAAACGCatctacatcattacatacatatCTACATACACACATACCTATATCATTACATACACTCAtaattttatacatatatacatacatacatacatccctACTTGCAACATACCTAACTCATACATGCCTACgcacatacatacattcatatatCCACGTATACTTGCTCACATACTTATAAACATACATACGTAGGtgcatacatgcttacatacattTCTACATACGTGTATagatacatacaaacatacatacatacatacatacatacatatgtgtGCATACACTTATACTCATAAAACGTAAGTTAAATTAGTCATACGCAGCTTAAAGTGCATTTAAACGAGTTTCCTAGGCCAAACGAGTCAGCTAAACATTTTTCGGCAAAACTTACCCCCGTCGCGCGACGGCTACATGCCCCtgccgtcgcgtagcgcgacgccctcATGTAAGTCCCAAAACTACACAATCGGATATCAAACACCAATCAAAGCGCGGAATACTGAGAAAAGTGTAGAAGAACAAGAACAAACAATCGATTAAAATAATCAAGGTGCACACGGTTTCTAGAGAACCGTCTGGTACACCAACACAGAAATCGAAAATACTGAATAAGCTCTCAAAAATGTCTAACCTAataatgaactaggttcaccCTATTTATAGTTATATAGGGTGACTTAGTTACAGACTGGGCCAGGCCCACATGCACAATATTACTACCAAACAAGCCCAAATCACTTAAATAGCCCACATGGAATATTCTAATATTATCTATCCCACTACAAGGCTAAGCCCAATAGCCTATAATTGTGCTTGATAAAGATAGGCATAAACCTACACCATTATATGGCCTTACAatatccccctaggtttatgctgTCTTTATCAAACTGTTGTTAATATCATGTCTCTGTGGGAAGATACTTCATCTTTTAATATTCAAACTTGGGCTCTTTGTTCTTCTTAAACACGATCAACTTTGCTTGAAAAACTTGTTGACAGGAATGCAAGCGGAGGATTCTCAGCAACTCTTTTCTTTGTCAATGTCTTCAatttcaagcaggttcacaggtacttcttcaaatgcactATCACTGTCAGATGATGACTTGTAtctggttcttctgactcaggcacatcttgttgttgtgatgcttcATGCTTTATCGGCAGCCAACAACATCTCATTCTTCAATAACCCATGTTtcttgatttgaattttaaattctgcACATACTCAGaaattcataagcaaacatttaTGTGCAACAGAGGGAAATACCACATGAACACTTGGTACATCCAAGTATCTGTACTcagatttcacaatttaaatttcTTTCAATCTATGATGATcaatcaaatcttcaagaacggctaatatttttttaataaaacaaataaacactctattttttggattttttatttataaatttgaAACACAGATAAGCAAAGAAactaatatacaattacaattgcaatgggatcaaatcaCAGTGTTTCAGGCCAGACTACACTTATCAACACTAATTTACTTTGGATGATCTGAGCGATTGCcaatatatttgtccacttaaacttatCTCCCTAGGCCTTTTTCAAGTATTGGTCTGCAACTGATTTAtcatgttttcattttaattgATATGAACACTCAATCCAATCACAATCAAATCCTGGAATTTTAATCAGAACACACTATCATACAtgcagtttccctaccacatatttcacaagcccaTTCTAGAATTCTGAAATCTTGACCGGGACTAGATTGAGGAGAGAAAAGAACAGATCATTTGCAGATgtggatataatatacagattAAATGAGTTTTCTtaatttgatataggttttttcgggtttcttttgggcactagagggcctctttcagGTGTAAttgatctatagcgcgacaacgtacagctaggtcaacatgtatctggatgcagcagaagctgacgttgcctagcacctccaggtctttGCTCACGCAAAACTGAGGAGATACACGAGTTGGACAGAAAATATTTCAGAACTAGAacgaaattgtgtgtatcggaCGTCAAACACGCATTCAAATAACCATGTCCTAATTCCAAGTGACGTTCTTTCTTGAGGTCATAGAATAATATTAGTGTTCTGCACAGAACCATTCAAAGAATCCAACCATCAGGATAAAGCCTACCAACATATCGCTCTAGAGTCAGACCATTTCAATATTGGTCTTACATGTCAGCCTTAATCCACATAGTGAAATTATTTCATTTCCCATTTATGCAAcaaaatatttttgatttttctgtttttcgaatgtttttgtatatttttttatatttttttattttctctaTTTACAGATATCTCTGGATATCCCCTAAATTTGTGCGTAAATCTTACGTGCAAATTTACCAAACAACGAAAACGTATGTACAAAGATTGAAacgaaagaaaatgaaaatagtTTTGTTGTTTTTGCCTAACTGTTCCATCACAAGATTTAAGACTAATCAATATTGAATTAACAAAACGAAATTCAAATTTTGTACCTTTTCGCTGATCTAGTCTTACTTTTCTTATCTCCTTCAAACGAAACATATCAACTGTAAAGAAATATAcattttgcaacagtgaaatgttacccgttatgtctctggaacaaccgctatcaacatccaaggattgtcaacagctcctccttggttgtccctgaaaagtaaggagattagtaagacattggtacccaggccatcgtggtcctgggtatTCCCGAAGCATCAATGTAAGACACTTCTCGAAAGCACATGCCCCCTTTTGATTCAAGGACTGGTGATGTTGCTACTTTATGTTTTGTCTTCCAAAGTTGTTTAGTCTTTTCTAATTTCTTAGGTGCCTTGGGCAAAACATTCTGCTTTTCAAcctttttgtttttcaaaacttgTTTAGGTTTCAAAGCTTGTTTTCGTTTAGTTTTCGCAacattccaatccccatcagatgGTTTAACCTGGGGATGCTTATTCATCATTGCCTTAGGTTTATCAACCTTCATTGGCTTAGAATAAGATTTATCCCTAGATGTAACCTTCTGATGTTGTGTATAGTATGGCACATAGGGACGATGTGGATTTTTTTTGCAGAAATAGGGGGTTTGAACCCCCAAAGAGTGCTTTTAGGTGGGATTCAAAATTATGAGTGAGTTTAGGTACTTTGTTGTTTGAAAGAGCGAACTTCTTTACAATTTCTGTCAAAAGCTGCAACCATCTTACAACATCCTGCAAAAAATAAGAACTCGCTGTTTGAAACAGCAAACTAAAGAACTTCGCTTATCTGCATGGCAATATTAGTTGACCTTCGCTGATTTGAACGGTGAAGTAATATCTTATTGAAGTACGCTGAAATGAAGTGTTACTTTCTGGAAGTTCTGTATTGTATAGATATTTAATTCAATGCATAGAGGCAGCTTTGTTCACGTGATTCTTACAAGTTTCCATGTTGACTTTTATCTTTTTTATGTTCCTTGGCACATGCTGATAGGAACAAGACTTTGGTTCTTTAACTTGTACTCAACTCACTGATCTCAAAATACTTattatctttctctctctctctctaaaatgaAGGTTACTGTACCTTCAAAAGAGCTTATTGTACCATCTTCTCCAACTCCTCATGACCTCAAAACCTACAAATTCTTTTTCACAGATTAACAAATTCCTCCTTATTACATCCAACTCATTCTTTACTACTCATGTGATGATCAATCAACCACCACAACACAATTTCAAATAACCATCAAACTCAAAACCTCACTCTCCAAAACCTTGACTCAATTCTACCCTTTGGCTGGAAGGTTGACCAGCAGCAGTAACACCGTTGACAGCACCGATCAAGGGGTGCAATTCCTGGTAACCCGAGTCGAAACTAACCTTAACCAAAAGTCCGAAAATCGACGAATTGAATAAACTTGTGAAGGTGGAATCATCCTATGTAGAAGATCAGTGAAATATTAGGCAGGATGTGAACAAAGCTTTAACTCCTTGATATGTATCAGCGAACTTCTGGAACCTCTTCATACAAAACAACGGACTTCCATATGTATTATTTTGAAACAGCGGACTTCTGGAAGGTCTTCATAAAAAACAGCGAAGTTCTTTAGTTTGTTGTTTCAAACTTCCATATGTATTATTTTGAAACGGCGGACTTCTGGAAGGTCTTCATAAAAAAACAGCGAAGTTCTTTAGTTTGCTGTTTCAAACAGCgaagttcttattttttgcaGGATTTTGTAAGATGGTTGCAGCTTTTGGCAGAAATTTGTAAAGAAGTTCACTCTTTCAAAAAGCAAAGTACCTAACCTCACTCATAATTTTGAATCCCACCTAAAAGCACTCTTTGGAGGTTCAAACCCCTTATTTCTGCAAAAAAATCGATGATGTGTGCAGTTTCTTGCAATGTGACCGGGtatgccacagttgtagcaggttTGCTTCTTTACGTAAGGAGCATATCCCGATCCAGTCCATCCAACCGATGCTGAGTATGAGTTATACGATttgttggatgatttgtttgtaaattgttcaACCTTTCTGCCCTGCTTCATATGTCTTTGTTTACAACAGTTAGCACATTCACTAGATTTagcattttcatttttaactgtTGGCTTTGGAGGCACATATTTATTTGAAGGGCCTCTCAAAGCTGGCTCAGAAGCATCCTTTCTCACATAAGGAGGAGCATCAGCAGATAAATTTGATGTTTTTGGACAAACATCGTCAGCTTTTTGACAAACAACACCATCCCCCTCAACCCAATCCTCAATAATTACTTGGTCTGCATTTGAAGCAATAGGGTTAGTATCATTAATTTTCTCACAAGCAGTGTCACTTGATGCTGCAGAATTGCTCTCAGCTTCTTGTGACATAATTGGTTCAGAAGAATCAGAATTATTTTCTTTTGAACATTCAGCAGGGGCTCCTGTGGTTTCATTACCATCTAACTCAACAGAGGCTCCTGATGTTGTTTCTGATTCTTCTTTGATCGAATTTGAATCAACTATTTCAGATGATTCATTTGTTGATTCCACTGAAGCAACTGACTCTGAATTATCACAGTCAGTCTTTTCATAGGAGTCACTGGTTGAATCAGATGAAGCTGATGATTCAGTTTGAGATGCCTCTGCTTCCTCAGGTGATGCACTGTTGACACTAGGTGATTTGCCCATTTCTGATTTCTCAGAAGTGGATGTCTTAGAAGTGTCGCAAGATGTGTCACATGACGAAGCAGATTCACTTTATTTGCTCCTATTGAATTCTTTCATAAACTTAGTCAAACCTCTTAACATGGCAAACTAGATGTTGTCTACATTAACTCTAGGCTCTTTTGCTTCAGGCTCATTTGTGACAGATTTATTTTCACAAGATTGTTTTGACTCACATGATTCTTCCCCTTTCAACACTTGAAAATGTTTATCAACACTTGCATTTTTCTCAAAACTAAGAGTCTCAGTGTGTTTTGAAACTTCAGCAGGTTTCACAAAAGTTTTCTTGAAGGCCTGTTTTTCTAAAGTGATCTCAGTTTTATCAGGCCTTGTGATCTTTACTTTCCTAGATTCAACAGGCTCTACCTTTCTATCCCCGGGCTTCCCATATTCCATTTCAGTCAAGTCGGCTATCTCCTCATCAGTCATGGGAATTGAGGTCTAATTGTGATTGTATGGTGGAGGTATGCATACAAAACCCAATCCTTTATTCCTCACTTCCTTTTTGCTATACTTTAACTGTTGATTTATCATATTTTTGACCTTTTCACTTGAGACATCAAACTTTTTAAAATTGAATTCTGTATTTTCAAAAGTTGATTTTAAGTCATTTAATTCAACAGTTAATTTTTAAAATAGCTCCTTGAAGTGGAGATATCGATAGTTCGCTTCGCTTAGATCACTATGCAAATTTCGAATATCTCGTTTTTGCGCCTCCGCATATCCTTATACCCACCCAGTTTCTTTTTAATTTCATAACTACTGGATCTGGTATACTGAAGTTGCATAGTAAGCGACTCAGCCTGTTCTTTAAATCCCTTTACATTTTCCCTACACTTTGAAGTACAACAAACATCGTCTACACATATCTCAGTAGAAATTGGAGTGAAGTTATGAATTTGAATACCTGCATCAGAAGTGGATGAGCAAACTGCAGCAGGCAATGGAGCAGTAGGAGTGGGAGTGGGTGAGCAAACTGCATCAGATGTGTTGCCTTGAGTAGGCTGCTTGTCAGCATTGTCATATGATTTGATGAGTGAGATCAGCTCATCCGGCTTCATTTTGAAACAGTAGCAGTCGGTTGTCAGTATTATCTTATTAACATTGCTAAACCAACTACAATTCGCCCGATCTGGAATCCTTTTTATAGCATCCAGAAGCTTTCTGTTGCTCATATGACTTGGTACCATAATTTCATCCTTCTTCATATCAGTGAGTAGTTCAGCAAATCTGTCAGTCAATGCTACTATAGATTCACCAGGAAGGTATTGAAAAGCTTCAAGATGTCGATTAATCACATCATCCTGAGAAGACATTTCTAAGTTGCTATACTTTGATACCCCGAAGATGTGATCCCCCAAAAATGAGATCTTCTAACTATTTCCTCAACACAAACCCTAAGCGAGAACCCGTGTACTCCCTAACTCAAACCCTTTGCACGAACCAGCTTCTATGTACCGCGCCTCCAAACCTGTCAAAACTTATCACCAAAAACAATAACCAAAACCCccttttttaatattaaaataaactattattataattttttaatattttatacaTAAACCCTCTTTTTAGAattcaatatatatatactaggttagaaccccgtgtattacacgggttgaataaatgtaattttatatattaaataataaaaa
Coding sequences:
- the LOC110932023 gene encoding uncharacterized protein LOC110932023 yields the protein MGKSPSVNSASPEEAEASQTESSASSDSTSDSYEKTDCDNSESVASVESTNESSEIVDSNSIKEESETTSGASVELDGNETTGAPAECSKENNSDSSEPIMSQEAESNSAASSDTACEKINDTNPIASNADQVIIEDWVEGDGVVCQKADDVCPKTSNLSADAPPYVRKDASEPALRGPSNKYVPPKPTVKNENAKSSECANCCKQRHMKQGRKVEQFTNKSSNKSYNSYSASVGWTGSGYAPYVKKQTCYNCGIPGHIARNCTHHRFFCRNKGFEPPKSAFRWDSKL